A genome region from Vibrio tapetis subsp. tapetis includes the following:
- a CDS encoding TetR/AcrR family transcriptional regulator yields MKTRDKIIFNALTLFNEQGERNVTTNHIAAHIDISPGNLYYHFANKQEIIRSIFELYSQELLEKLSPSSRPDENLTFLEHYMEAIFSLMWKYRFFYSNLPEILNRDLSLHQDYLQVQQKLQANLLAITEEIRHLGLIEVTDEAMKSLVSTLHLVATHWLSYRIVMSTQTQVTEQVILQGMQQMITIVKPLATEEGMMQLEALEKHLEG; encoded by the coding sequence ATGAAAACTCGTGATAAAATTATTTTTAATGCGTTAACCCTTTTTAATGAACAAGGCGAACGTAACGTCACGACCAATCACATCGCGGCCCACATCGATATTAGCCCAGGCAACCTGTATTACCATTTCGCTAATAAACAAGAGATCATCCGCAGTATTTTTGAGCTTTACTCCCAAGAATTGCTAGAGAAGCTTTCCCCTTCATCACGCCCTGATGAGAACCTCACATTTCTTGAACATTATATGGAAGCCATATTTTCATTGATGTGGAAGTACCGATTCTTCTATTCAAATTTACCTGAAATTTTGAACCGAGATCTCTCTTTGCACCAAGACTACCTGCAAGTTCAACAAAAGCTTCAAGCGAACTTACTGGCGATTACAGAAGAAATTCGTCATCTTGGCCTGATTGAAGTAACCGATGAGGCAATGAAGTCTTTAGTTAGCACGCTTCATTTAGTGGCGACTCACTGGTTAAGCTACCGAATCGTCATGTCGACTCAAACTCAAGTGACTGAACAAGTCATTCTGCAAGGCATGCAGCAGATGATCACCATTGTTAAGCCGTTAGCGACGGAAGAGGGGATGATGCAGCTTGAAGCGTTAGAAAAGCATTTAGAGGGATAG
- a CDS encoding capsule biosynthesis GfcC D2 domain-containing protein: protein MHLSTLKFASRALSASLCGCVFSFSAYAANITLVNQGLELTYPISVRLEQALNDTHKVLGYSPYALGAVLTNPSKQNDVIELKQQVFSQLDDLASAESTELKTQLSTLNYVAREFIHLDLDWVRVKPKHDPLLNGTYQLRIGKMPTTFQVMGLLPKPQSIDLKGNVHLGSYLEPLEHFKAGDINHPYLIQPDGNVIEANLSYWHNERYYPAPGALVFIGYKNNPELNQQIAQLLRHAVKN, encoded by the coding sequence ATGCATTTATCAACTCTCAAATTTGCCAGCCGAGCTTTGTCTGCTAGCCTATGTGGTTGCGTTTTTTCCTTTTCAGCTTATGCCGCAAACATCACCTTGGTGAACCAAGGCCTAGAGTTAACCTACCCCATTTCGGTGCGCTTAGAACAAGCCCTTAATGATACTCACAAGGTGCTAGGGTATTCCCCCTATGCGCTTGGTGCCGTGTTAACAAACCCAAGCAAGCAAAATGACGTAATTGAATTAAAGCAGCAGGTTTTCTCCCAACTTGATGACTTAGCCAGCGCTGAGTCTACTGAATTAAAAACTCAGCTTTCCACGCTTAACTATGTTGCTCGGGAGTTTATTCACTTAGATCTAGACTGGGTTCGAGTGAAGCCAAAACATGATCCTTTACTAAACGGCACCTATCAACTCCGCATCGGTAAAATGCCAACAACATTTCAGGTTATGGGCTTGCTGCCAAAACCACAAAGCATCGATTTAAAAGGTAACGTGCACCTAGGTAGCTACCTTGAACCGCTTGAACACTTTAAAGCGGGTGATATCAACCATCCTTATCTCATTCAACCTGATGGTAACGTTATCGAAGCCAATTTATCTTACTGGCACAACGAACGTTATTACCCGGCTCCCGGTGCCCTTGTCTTCATTGGCTACAAAAACAACCCTGAATTGAACCAACAGATAGCTCAACTGCTGCGCCACGCGGTGAAAAACTAA
- a CDS encoding YjbF family lipoprotein, translated as MNKPFLFFIAMFISLFTLSGCTNKMDNVNDTVKALYDSYQDIELSTSEVEQLPYPSAYVRLNDGQQIYMVLAFADINPETQVPRLSWISSDRALIITEQGRIIKTVSLENSNLNNITAKTPLLPVNNLKTWQAQYHWMPDYRFNFEASMVPSYIGEARISSSQWQLDTKYYQERIHFPGLEQSFVNHYWMTSDKKVVKTIQYIGPNLTKIEMTFLKTYAVN; from the coding sequence ATGAATAAACCCTTCTTATTTTTTATCGCGATGTTTATTAGTCTATTCACCCTGAGTGGTTGCACGAATAAAATGGATAACGTGAATGACACTGTTAAAGCTCTATACGATAGTTATCAAGACATCGAGCTAAGTACGAGTGAAGTCGAACAACTGCCCTACCCCAGTGCTTACGTAAGGCTAAATGACGGCCAACAAATTTATATGGTATTGGCCTTTGCGGATATCAACCCAGAAACTCAAGTACCACGCTTGTCTTGGATCTCATCCGACAGAGCGTTAATCATTACCGAGCAAGGCCGAATAATAAAAACCGTCTCGTTAGAAAATAGTAACTTAAATAACATAACGGCCAAAACACCTCTACTGCCGGTGAACAACTTAAAAACATGGCAAGCTCAATACCACTGGATGCCAGACTATCGCTTCAATTTTGAAGCGAGCATGGTGCCTAGTTATATCGGCGAAGCGCGAATTAGCTCAAGCCAATGGCAACTAGATACTAAATATTATCAAGAGCGTATTCACTTTCCCGGGCTTGAACAAAGTTTCGTTAATCACTATTGGATGACCAGTGACAAGAAAGTTGTCAAAACCATTCAATACATTGGGCCTAACTTAACGAAGATCGAAATGACGTTTTTAAAGACCTACGCAGTAAACTAA
- a CDS encoding YjbH domain-containing protein, with protein sequence MNKIQLTFLATSLITALVTAQIAHAETENSAFKPVQFKPSQSDFGGTGLMQMPSGRVAPEGEFNLNANFNDAYQIYNVSLVLMPWFETTIRYTIVPNSRYSGDSSFSGDTPYADKGIDFKVRLWEESDLLPEVSAGVRDFGGTGLFDGEFVAASKKYVSDDYGIFDFTLGMGWGYMGTRGNVTNPFCKASEGFCSRESGFSGKGGMVDYQRWFRGPASLYGGIEYQTPYQPLVVKIEYDGNDYSEDKANVQSPSNFYNIDMTPHTPWNIGLVYAIHDVVDLKLSYQRGDTLTGGISIHTNYNEIKATWLDESEPRPTENRPTKTEQIDWQALEQEVAKVAGYKESRIYLDDDSVTIVGEQKKYRQRETAHQRASAVLNANLPESIQTYRLVETEQHIPLTETTISASQYRDVANVAYIAPSITDATKTTPPSSESSNAGYGDLMIDGSKRLDYGLSPHLSQSLGSAEDFYLYSLGINANASYWLTNNMQLTGSIYVNLTDNYDKLNYITPPDGTSEPPRVRTMMRAYVSDNTARMNNLQLTWFENYGSDFYQQVYGGYLEMMFAGVGTEVLYRPHGKNWAIGADVNVVSQRDPSSWFATYDEPHQSNPAYGRDFKVLDKGTTGFVSGYYMPEWSFLESTLFRVDVGQFLAQDIGARVDFSKQFDSGVIVGAYASKTDMSVEAFGEGSFTKGFYISIPYDIMTVKPSKQRATISWQPITRDGGQKLNKAHSLFGITDAASPWYSRPSVVSEK encoded by the coding sequence ATGAATAAAATCCAACTGACCTTTTTGGCAACGTCACTCATCACCGCACTTGTTACCGCTCAAATAGCCCACGCGGAAACCGAGAACAGTGCGTTTAAACCTGTGCAATTTAAACCTTCTCAAAGTGATTTCGGCGGCACGGGGTTAATGCAAATGCCCAGTGGCCGTGTTGCGCCCGAGGGTGAATTTAACCTCAACGCTAACTTTAATGATGCTTATCAAATTTATAATGTGTCTCTAGTATTAATGCCTTGGTTTGAAACCACGATTCGCTACACGATTGTTCCCAACTCTCGCTATAGCGGTGACTCATCTTTTAGTGGGGACACGCCATACGCAGACAAAGGCATCGATTTTAAAGTACGTTTATGGGAAGAAAGCGACCTACTACCAGAAGTATCTGCTGGCGTACGTGACTTTGGTGGTACTGGCCTATTTGATGGTGAATTTGTTGCCGCTTCAAAGAAGTACGTGTCAGATGATTACGGCATCTTCGACTTCACGTTAGGTATGGGATGGGGCTATATGGGCACCCGTGGCAATGTGACCAATCCATTTTGTAAAGCCAGTGAAGGTTTTTGTTCTCGAGAGTCTGGATTTAGTGGCAAGGGCGGCATGGTCGATTACCAGCGTTGGTTTAGAGGCCCTGCATCTCTGTATGGTGGTATCGAGTATCAAACGCCTTACCAGCCACTTGTAGTCAAAATTGAATACGATGGCAACGACTACAGTGAAGATAAGGCAAATGTTCAAAGCCCTTCTAATTTTTACAATATCGATATGACGCCACACACACCGTGGAATATTGGCTTAGTGTACGCCATTCACGATGTGGTTGATTTAAAACTCAGCTACCAACGTGGCGATACGCTTACCGGTGGTATTAGTATTCATACGAATTACAATGAAATTAAAGCCACTTGGTTAGATGAAAGCGAACCTCGCCCAACAGAAAATAGGCCAACGAAAACCGAACAAATAGACTGGCAAGCCCTTGAGCAAGAAGTGGCAAAAGTGGCTGGCTACAAAGAAAGCCGTATTTATCTCGATGACGACAGCGTGACGATTGTTGGTGAGCAGAAAAAATATCGCCAAAGAGAGACCGCCCACCAAAGGGCCTCTGCGGTATTAAACGCTAACTTGCCAGAATCAATTCAAACTTATCGTTTGGTTGAAACCGAGCAACATATTCCACTTACCGAAACCACGATATCAGCCTCACAATACCGTGATGTTGCAAATGTCGCTTATATCGCCCCAAGCATTACCGATGCTACTAAAACTACGCCGCCAAGCAGCGAGTCAAGTAACGCTGGCTATGGTGATTTAATGATCGATGGTAGCAAACGTTTAGACTACGGATTGTCGCCACACCTTAGTCAGTCGTTAGGTAGTGCTGAAGATTTCTACTTATACAGCTTAGGCATCAATGCTAACGCGAGTTACTGGTTAACCAACAATATGCAGTTAACGGGTTCTATTTACGTTAATTTAACCGATAACTACGATAAATTGAATTATATCACCCCTCCAGATGGAACATCAGAGCCTCCGCGAGTAAGAACCATGATGCGAGCGTATGTTTCTGATAACACGGCCCGTATGAATAACTTGCAACTGACTTGGTTTGAAAACTACGGCAGTGATTTTTATCAGCAAGTGTATGGCGGCTATTTAGAAATGATGTTTGCCGGTGTAGGTACCGAAGTGCTTTATCGCCCTCACGGGAAAAATTGGGCCATTGGTGCCGATGTGAATGTGGTTTCTCAGCGTGACCCTTCAAGTTGGTTCGCCACCTACGATGAGCCCCATCAATCTAACCCTGCCTATGGCCGAGACTTTAAGGTGCTAGATAAAGGCACAACCGGTTTTGTTTCTGGTTACTACATGCCAGAGTGGTCTTTCCTTGAAAGTACCTTGTTTAGAGTTGATGTTGGCCAGTTCTTAGCTCAGGACATTGGCGCTCGTGTCGATTTTTCAAAGCAGTTTGATAGCGGTGTGATCGTTGGCGCTTACGCCAGTAAAACTGATATGTCGGTTGAAGCATTCGGTGAAGGTAGCTTTACCAAAGGTTTCTATATTTCAATTCCATACGACATCATGACCGTTAAGCCGAGTAAGCAACGTGCCACGATTTCTTGGCAGCCGATTACACGTGATGGTGGCCAGAAGCTGAACAAGGCTCATTCGTTGTTTGGGATTACGGATGCGGCGTCGCCTTGGTATTCAAGGCCAAGTGTGGTTAGTGAGAAGTAA
- a CDS encoding MBL fold metallo-hydrolase: MKAIHHKTIHHGGKNTVTGSCHELQLGKNSLLIDCGLFQGQDLASRGNKALDIDFPIKHIKALLLTHSHIDHIGRIPWLLAAGFKAPIYCTPATAELAPLMLEDTLKLQLNLDKGQRARILERIRKQIKPIPYNQWYRINLKLNLNEALLKNRNISSSSLKNQSTQLSSSRNRGTRCPRSTQSKHDPQYDYCYIRFQEAGHILGSAYIEIKLPNNQVIVFSGDLGPSNTPLLPDPKPPKRADYLYLESTYGDKTHQDITTRRERLNHIINKSLNNGGTIIIPAFSVGRTQELLFDIEQLLHDQKLSHRLPIIVDSPLASKITRSYRRYRKLWSAEAKNKVSNSRQPLKFSQCIVIEDHKQHMGLVNRLATSGEPAIVISASGMCQGGRVVNYLKALLPDERTDVIFAGYQAHGTLGRTLQNSAKHAVNSVDINGERIPLKAQVHTMYGYSAHADQSDLTKFVAGIGSQVSEIHLIHGDVEPKKTLKQLLVKQNPSTKVIT, encoded by the coding sequence ATGAAAGCAATCCACCACAAAACAATCCACCACGGCGGCAAAAACACCGTAACCGGCTCGTGCCACGAACTCCAACTCGGAAAAAACAGCCTACTCATAGACTGCGGACTATTCCAAGGGCAAGACTTAGCAAGCAGAGGCAACAAAGCCCTAGACATTGACTTCCCCATAAAACACATCAAAGCACTACTATTAACCCACAGCCACATTGATCACATAGGCCGCATACCATGGCTATTAGCCGCAGGCTTCAAAGCACCCATCTACTGCACCCCAGCTACTGCAGAATTAGCCCCCCTAATGCTAGAAGACACCCTAAAACTGCAACTAAACCTCGACAAAGGCCAACGAGCCAGAATACTAGAACGGATTAGAAAACAAATAAAACCCATCCCCTACAACCAGTGGTACAGAATCAATTTAAAGCTGAACTTAAATGAAGCGCTATTAAAAAATCGAAATATCTCATCGTCGTCACTGAAGAATCAAAGCACCCAGTTATCGTCATCTCGGAATCGAGGAACGAGATGTCCGAGATCTACTCAAAGCAAGCACGACCCTCAATATGATTACTGCTACATCCGTTTTCAGGAAGCTGGCCACATCCTCGGCTCTGCCTACATCGAAATAAAACTCCCCAACAACCAAGTCATCGTATTCTCCGGCGATCTAGGCCCAAGCAACACGCCATTATTACCAGACCCTAAACCACCAAAACGAGCAGACTATCTATACCTAGAATCCACCTATGGTGACAAAACCCACCAAGACATCACAACAAGGCGAGAACGGCTTAATCACATTATCAATAAATCACTAAATAACGGCGGCACCATCATCATTCCCGCTTTTAGTGTAGGGCGCACTCAAGAACTCCTCTTCGATATAGAACAGCTATTACATGACCAAAAACTATCACACCGCCTACCTATTATTGTGGACTCACCGCTAGCGAGCAAAATAACCCGCTCTTACCGCCGATACCGAAAACTCTGGAGTGCAGAAGCCAAGAATAAAGTCTCAAACTCGAGACAGCCTTTAAAGTTTTCTCAATGTATTGTTATCGAAGATCATAAGCAGCACATGGGGTTAGTTAACAGGCTGGCAACATCTGGCGAGCCTGCCATTGTCATTTCTGCTTCTGGTATGTGCCAAGGTGGGCGGGTGGTGAATTATTTAAAAGCGTTATTACCGGATGAAAGAACCGATGTGATTTTTGCAGGCTACCAAGCACACGGCACGTTAGGCAGAACCCTGCAAAATTCCGCTAAGCACGCTGTGAACTCAGTTGACATCAATGGTGAGCGTATTCCATTAAAAGCTCAAGTACATACTATGTATGGCTACTCTGCTCATGCCGATCAAAGCGACTTAACTAAGTTTGTAGCAGGGATTGGCTCGCAAGTTAGTGAAATTCACCTGATACATGGTGACGTTGAACCCAAAAAAACCTTAAAACAATTGTTAGTAAAGCAAAACCCGAGTACAAAGGTCATTACCTAA